One segment of Mycolicibacterium sp. YH-1 DNA contains the following:
- a CDS encoding ABC transporter permease: protein MRILRMFLSRAGQLLVVLLAVTLVVFILTQVAPGDAARLRLGPRASQEAVDELRHQLGLDQSLLAQYFSYLLRVLRGDLGVSIDGQQVTSIVAQRFADTAWLVTGTVVASVLSALALAWLAAMYRDRILDHTLRLGMLLVLFLPSFWVGFLLIRFVAMPTGWFPVAGLGDNPQELFRALILPSITGAIALAPVLVRSLRSSLVDVLDSEYVAVARSLGISGPTLALRHVMRNALGPVITLLALNVGYLMFGVVVLEATFDIPGLGSALVLASAKQDVYVVQGVTLVFAIGVVIATFVGESAVALLDPKVAQP from the coding sequence GTGCGCATCCTTCGGATGTTCCTGAGCCGCGCGGGTCAACTGCTGGTAGTCCTGTTGGCGGTCACGCTCGTGGTGTTCATCCTCACGCAGGTTGCACCCGGTGACGCCGCCCGACTCCGGCTGGGACCCCGCGCCTCTCAAGAGGCCGTCGACGAGTTGAGGCACCAACTCGGCCTCGATCAGAGCCTGCTGGCGCAGTACTTCAGCTACCTGCTGCGAGTCCTCCGAGGAGATCTCGGAGTGTCGATCGATGGGCAACAGGTGACGAGTATCGTGGCGCAGCGGTTCGCTGACACCGCGTGGTTGGTGACGGGCACCGTGGTGGCGTCGGTTCTCTCGGCGCTGGCACTGGCGTGGCTGGCGGCGATGTACCGCGATCGGATTCTCGATCACACGCTTCGGCTTGGCATGCTGTTGGTGCTCTTTCTTCCGTCGTTCTGGGTGGGCTTCCTGCTCATCCGCTTCGTGGCGATGCCGACCGGGTGGTTTCCAGTGGCCGGTCTCGGTGACAACCCCCAGGAACTGTTCCGAGCGCTCATCCTGCCGTCGATCACGGGCGCCATTGCGTTGGCGCCGGTGCTGGTGCGAAGCCTGCGGTCGAGTCTTGTCGACGTGTTGGACTCGGAATATGTCGCTGTGGCAAGATCATTGGGCATCTCTGGTCCCACACTGGCGCTGCGACACGTCATGCGCAACGCGCTAGGCCCTGTGATCACCCTGCTCGCTCTGAACGTCGGCTACCTCATGTTCGGCGTCGTGGTTCTCGAGGCCACCTTCGACATTCCCGGTCTTGGCAGTGCGCTCGTTCTCGCATCTGCAAAGCAGGACGTCTACGTGGTCCAGGGCGTAACGCTGGTTTTCGCGATCGGCGTCGTCATCGCGACGTTCGTCGGTGAGAGTGCCGTTGCACTCCTCGATCCGAAAGTTGCACAGCCTTGA
- a CDS encoding ABC transporter ATP-binding protein, translating to MSALIQMRDIHVNFPVRNPDGGKALTLRALDGVDLDITRSQCVGVVGESGCGKTTLANVLMGLVEPNDGSVHVDGELLTARRSASSRRRLQMVFQDPGSSLNPRRRVRSALAELITYHDLVPASGLSAALRELMDMVGLPDRCLDVRPRDLSGGQRQRIAIARALAVQPDVIVADEAVSALDVSAQAKVVNLLSDLREQLGLTLVFISHDLGVVRALCDRVVVMYLGRVVEDAPTEQLFEDPQHPYTRALLAAVPDITTRREDAAARKPALDGEPASALAVGEGCRFRPRCPVAVSTCATEDPPLVGMRSHRAACVHAAAH from the coding sequence ATGAGCGCGCTCATCCAGATGCGAGACATTCACGTGAACTTCCCCGTGCGCAATCCAGATGGCGGGAAAGCGCTAACGCTGCGCGCTCTCGACGGTGTCGACCTCGACATCACGCGGTCGCAATGCGTCGGCGTGGTTGGCGAATCCGGCTGTGGTAAGACGACATTGGCGAATGTCCTGATGGGTCTGGTCGAGCCGAACGACGGGAGTGTCCATGTCGACGGCGAGTTGCTCACCGCGCGGCGAAGCGCGAGTTCACGTCGTCGCCTGCAGATGGTGTTCCAGGACCCCGGTTCGTCGCTGAACCCACGACGCCGCGTGCGATCGGCACTCGCAGAGCTGATCACCTATCACGACCTGGTTCCGGCCTCTGGTCTGTCGGCTGCGTTGCGCGAGTTGATGGACATGGTGGGACTGCCGGATCGGTGCCTCGACGTGCGGCCACGCGATCTGTCAGGTGGTCAGCGTCAACGCATTGCGATCGCGCGGGCGCTTGCCGTCCAACCCGATGTCATCGTCGCGGACGAGGCGGTCTCCGCCCTCGACGTGTCGGCGCAGGCGAAGGTCGTCAACCTGCTGTCCGATCTGCGGGAGCAACTGGGTCTCACGCTGGTGTTCATCTCGCACGATCTCGGTGTGGTGCGCGCACTGTGCGACCGCGTCGTCGTGATGTACCTGGGGCGCGTCGTCGAGGACGCGCCCACCGAGCAACTCTTCGAGGACCCACAGCACCCCTACACGAGGGCTCTGCTCGCTGCGGTGCCTGATATCACCACGCGGCGTGAGGATGCCGCGGCGCGAAAACCCGCATTGGACGGTGAACCGGCCAGTGCACTCGCGGTCGGCGAGGGTTGCAGGTTCAGGCCGCGATGCCCCGTCGCGGTGTCGACATGCGCGACCGAGGATCCGCCACTGGTCGGCATGCGATCGCACCGCGCCGCCTGCGTTCACGCCGCCGCGCACTGA
- a CDS encoding ABC transporter ATP-binding protein, translating into MTRCVLEIDGLEVGVGRTLAPTLVDDVALRVNAGECLGLVGESGSGKSLTLRSILGLLPPTLQHTTRTFRFADDTGTLRPRRPEELRGGGVSMVFQEPMSSLNPTMRVGDLVAAGARANGLSRKAAAARALELLGEVGIPDPRRRYRAWPHELSGGLRQRVMIAMALSVQPRLLLCDEPTTALDVTVQDQILALIERLRSELDLAVIFVSHDLGVIARVADRTAVMYAGRIIEEGPTSRLVDAPRHPYTRALIESVPRTDRPSLRLATIPGNPPAAGHFPAGCRFAPRCDLAEDLCRAEVPRLARLDGDHSTACIRHSLLTIGTPT; encoded by the coding sequence ATGACCCGTTGCGTACTCGAGATCGACGGCCTCGAGGTCGGGGTCGGTCGCACGCTCGCACCGACTCTCGTCGATGACGTCGCACTTCGTGTCAATGCCGGGGAGTGTCTGGGCCTGGTGGGGGAATCCGGCTCGGGCAAGAGCCTCACCCTGCGGTCGATATTGGGCTTGTTGCCGCCGACTCTGCAGCACACCACACGCACGTTTCGATTCGCCGACGACACCGGAACGTTGCGCCCGCGCCGCCCCGAGGAGCTTCGCGGGGGTGGCGTGTCGATGGTGTTTCAAGAGCCGATGAGTTCGTTGAATCCCACGATGCGCGTCGGCGATCTCGTCGCCGCTGGTGCCAGGGCGAACGGGCTGTCGCGCAAGGCAGCAGCGGCACGGGCGCTGGAACTGCTCGGCGAGGTCGGCATACCGGATCCGCGGCGGCGTTACCGCGCATGGCCACACGAACTCTCCGGAGGTCTGCGCCAACGCGTGATGATCGCGATGGCGCTATCGGTGCAACCGCGGCTGTTGTTGTGTGACGAACCGACGACGGCGCTCGACGTCACCGTCCAGGACCAGATCCTTGCGTTGATCGAGCGCCTCCGCAGCGAGTTGGACCTGGCGGTGATATTCGTCAGCCACGATCTCGGTGTGATAGCCCGTGTCGCCGATCGGACCGCGGTTATGTACGCGGGGCGAATCATCGAGGAGGGTCCGACCAGCCGGCTTGTGGACGCGCCACGGCATCCCTACACGCGAGCCCTGATCGAATCGGTGCCACGGACCGACCGGCCGTCCCTCCGGCTGGCGACGATCCCCGGTAACCCGCCGGCTGCCGGGCACTTTCCCGCCGGCTGCCGATTCGCACCCCGGTGCGATCTTGCCGAGGACCTCTGCCGCGCCGAGGTTCCGCGGTTGGCCCGCCTTGATGGGGATCACAGCACGGCATGTATCCGCCACTCCTTGCTCACGATTGGAACGCCCACATGA
- a CDS encoding amidase, giving the protein MTGCDVVEADIATLRSALEDGRVTSVELVDAYLARIDAYDRNGPRLNAVVVLNPDAREEARASDERRKRGQARGPLDGIPYTAKDSYLVKGLTAACGSHAFENLVAQRDAFTIERLRAGGAIMLGLTNMPPMANGGMQRGLYGRAESPYNADYLTSAFGSGSSNGSGTATAASFASFGLGEETWSSGRAPATNNGLCAYTPSRGMISVRGNWPLVPTMDVVVPHTRSMADMLEVLDVIVADDDESRGDFWRTQPWVAIPTASTLRPKSYPSLLPANLGAAQECLSGKRFGVPRMYVNDDPEAGTAERPGIGGATGQRIETRVSVIESFEAAVNDLRVAGAEVVSVDFPVVSNYEGDRPGAPTIRTRGLVSQAFLDREMLDLSAWAWDDFLRANDDPNLNRLADVDGTLIWVHPSGALPDRAEGFGDDITAYPDFIRSNPIASLADIPDLEEGLRGLEETRRIDLEDWMERHGLDAVVFPAVADVGPADMDVNEKSADLGWRNGVWVANGNLVPRHLGIPTVTVPMNAMSDIGMPVGLTIAGRAYDDVALLRLAAAFEATGSRRISPPRTPRCRD; this is encoded by the coding sequence ATGACAGGATGCGACGTCGTCGAAGCCGATATCGCCACCTTGCGCAGCGCGCTCGAGGACGGCCGAGTCACCAGTGTTGAACTCGTCGATGCCTACCTCGCGCGCATCGATGCCTACGACCGCAACGGTCCCCGGTTGAACGCCGTCGTTGTGCTCAACCCCGACGCGCGCGAGGAGGCACGCGCCTCCGACGAGCGGCGCAAGCGGGGGCAGGCGCGCGGACCGCTGGACGGTATCCCGTACACCGCCAAGGACAGCTATCTGGTGAAGGGTCTCACCGCGGCCTGCGGGTCGCACGCCTTCGAGAACCTCGTCGCGCAGCGCGACGCGTTCACCATCGAACGGCTCCGGGCCGGTGGAGCGATCATGCTCGGCCTGACGAACATGCCGCCAATGGCCAACGGCGGTATGCAGCGTGGGCTCTACGGACGCGCTGAAAGCCCCTACAACGCAGATTATTTGACGTCAGCCTTCGGCTCAGGATCGTCAAACGGATCGGGTACCGCGACGGCGGCCAGCTTCGCGTCATTCGGTCTCGGCGAGGAGACGTGGTCCAGTGGTCGAGCCCCGGCGACCAACAACGGCCTGTGCGCCTACACGCCGTCGCGTGGCATGATCTCAGTCCGGGGCAACTGGCCGCTCGTGCCCACAATGGACGTCGTGGTGCCCCACACGCGGTCGATGGCCGACATGCTGGAGGTTCTCGACGTCATCGTCGCCGACGACGACGAGTCACGCGGCGACTTCTGGCGGACGCAACCGTGGGTGGCGATCCCGACGGCGTCGACACTGCGGCCCAAGTCCTACCCCTCGCTGCTGCCAGCCAATCTCGGTGCCGCGCAAGAGTGCCTGTCCGGCAAGCGTTTCGGCGTGCCGCGGATGTACGTCAACGACGATCCGGAAGCGGGCACGGCCGAACGCCCGGGGATCGGTGGCGCCACGGGCCAGCGCATCGAGACCCGGGTGTCGGTCATCGAGTCCTTCGAGGCCGCGGTGAACGACCTGCGCGTTGCCGGTGCAGAGGTGGTGTCGGTCGACTTCCCCGTGGTGTCCAACTACGAGGGGGACCGTCCCGGTGCCCCGACGATCCGCACGCGGGGCCTGGTCTCTCAGGCGTTCCTTGACCGCGAGATGCTCGACCTGTCGGCGTGGGCGTGGGATGACTTCCTGCGCGCGAACGACGACCCGAACCTGAATCGGCTCGCCGACGTCGACGGAACGCTGATCTGGGTGCACCCGTCTGGGGCGTTGCCCGACCGCGCCGAGGGCTTCGGAGACGACATCACCGCGTATCCGGACTTCATCCGGTCGAATCCGATTGCGTCGCTGGCCGACATCCCCGATCTGGAGGAGGGTCTGCGCGGGCTCGAGGAGACCCGAAGGATCGATCTGGAGGACTGGATGGAGCGGCACGGGCTGGACGCGGTGGTGTTCCCGGCTGTCGCCGACGTCGGCCCGGCCGATATGGACGTCAACGAGAAGTCCGCCGACCTCGGATGGCGCAACGGCGTGTGGGTCGCCAACGGCAACCTGGTACCCCGACACCTGGGTATTCCGACCGTCACCGTGCCGATGAACGCGATGTCCGACATCGGCATGCCCGTCGGTCTCACCATCGCCGGCCGGGCGTACGACGATGTCGCGTTGCTGCGACTGGCCGCCGCGTTCGAGGCGACTGGGTCGCGGCGGATCTCACCGCCGCGCACCCCGCGCTGCCGTGACTGA
- a CDS encoding agmatine/peptidylarginine deiminase yields the protein MPSETAPQDRVWMAFPVTGYSLGDTEEAAHEARSTWAAVAHAIAEFEPVTVVVDPSERAAAGRYLSSDLDVVEAPLNDAWMRDIGPTFVHADDGSVAAVDWKFNGWGQQDWARWDLDEKIALTVAEHAGVHAVRSSLVNEGGGIQVDGEGTVLVTQTVQLDPGRNPGLTRADVEVELARTIGATHVVWLPRGLARDSEQYGTRGHVDIVAAITSPGRLLVHTQHDASHPDHAICREIRAALEASHDAAGRSWEIVDVPAPATLTDAEGFVDYSYINHLVVNGGVIACSFGDRNDAEAAAILAEQYPGRKVVSIDARPLFERGGGIHCITQNQPAEL from the coding sequence ATGCCGAGTGAGACGGCACCTCAGGACAGGGTGTGGATGGCGTTCCCGGTGACGGGCTACTCGCTGGGTGACACCGAGGAGGCCGCGCATGAGGCGCGTTCGACGTGGGCCGCGGTCGCGCATGCGATCGCGGAGTTCGAGCCGGTGACTGTGGTCGTCGACCCGTCCGAGCGCGCCGCCGCCGGGCGGTACCTGTCATCCGATCTCGACGTGGTGGAGGCGCCGCTGAACGATGCGTGGATGCGCGATATCGGGCCGACCTTCGTGCACGCCGACGACGGATCGGTGGCCGCCGTCGACTGGAAGTTCAACGGTTGGGGCCAACAGGACTGGGCGCGTTGGGATCTCGATGAGAAGATCGCGCTGACCGTCGCGGAGCACGCGGGTGTCCACGCAGTGCGGTCGTCCCTGGTGAACGAGGGCGGAGGCATTCAGGTCGACGGCGAGGGCACGGTGCTGGTGACACAGACCGTCCAACTCGACCCGGGGCGCAACCCCGGCTTGACCCGCGCCGACGTCGAGGTCGAGCTGGCGCGGACCATCGGCGCGACCCACGTGGTGTGGTTGCCTCGCGGGCTCGCACGCGATAGCGAGCAGTACGGCACCCGCGGTCACGTCGACATCGTCGCGGCGATCACCTCACCGGGGCGATTGCTGGTGCATACCCAGCACGACGCGTCACATCCGGATCACGCGATCTGCAGGGAGATTCGCGCAGCCCTCGAGGCCAGCCATGACGCGGCGGGTCGCAGCTGGGAGATCGTCGATGTGCCGGCACCGGCGACCCTCACCGACGCCGAGGGATTCGTGGACTACAGCTATATCAACCATCTGGTGGTCAACGGCGGCGTGATCGCATGCAGCTTCGGCGACCGGAACGACGCCGAGGCCGCGGCGATCCTCGCCGAGCAGTACCCGGGGCGCAAGGTCGTCAGCATCGACGCGCGACCGCTGTTCGAGCGGGGCGGCGGCATCCACTGCATAACGCAGAACCAACCGGCCGAACTCTGA
- a CDS encoding amidohydrolase family protein, whose amino-acid sequence MSQTDLVERRRVLLTGGSVFDGTGAPPQRADVLIVGGLIAGVGEGFDADDVLDVSGQTLLPGLIDCHVHVMMTGIDMWVWQQAPFSLMFYEAARNLRRTLEAGVTTVRDAAGADYGVKRALETGLIPGPRLLISIAMLSQTGGHGDGHLLSGCDIPPFHSHPGAPDGIVDGPDAVRFKVRELIRARADWIKIATTGGVLSEDDLHCTQLRDDELFEVAAEAAAARVDVMAHAHAAAGIKAAIKHGARSIEHAVYLDDETIDLMRSHGTWLVPTLLAPVAIVEQVGAGAMLSADSVRKAREVAEVHASALRRAYDAGVRIAMGTDMGVGVHGENLRELDLMQRAGMPSTSVVHAATGSAAELLRLDHEIGFLKEGLVADLTLVEGDIDDLSGIGDRVTAVMQSGRIVHRRVPAG is encoded by the coding sequence ATGTCGCAGACTGACCTCGTCGAACGACGTCGCGTGCTCTTGACCGGGGGATCGGTGTTCGACGGCACCGGCGCCCCACCGCAACGTGCCGACGTTCTCATAGTCGGTGGACTGATCGCCGGCGTGGGGGAGGGATTCGACGCCGACGACGTGCTCGACGTCTCAGGCCAAACTCTGCTGCCCGGCCTCATCGACTGCCATGTCCACGTGATGATGACCGGCATTGACATGTGGGTGTGGCAACAGGCGCCGTTCTCGCTGATGTTCTACGAGGCGGCGCGCAACCTGCGGCGCACGCTGGAGGCCGGGGTCACCACCGTGCGAGACGCGGCGGGAGCGGACTACGGCGTCAAGCGGGCTCTGGAGACGGGCCTGATACCTGGTCCGCGTCTGCTGATCTCGATCGCCATGTTGAGTCAGACCGGTGGACACGGGGACGGGCACCTTCTCTCCGGATGCGATATCCCGCCGTTTCACTCACACCCCGGCGCGCCGGACGGAATCGTTGACGGACCCGATGCGGTGCGGTTCAAGGTGCGCGAACTCATCCGAGCGCGCGCCGACTGGATCAAGATCGCGACCACCGGTGGTGTCCTGTCCGAGGATGACCTGCACTGCACACAGCTGCGCGATGACGAACTGTTCGAGGTCGCCGCCGAGGCGGCGGCAGCGCGCGTCGACGTCATGGCACACGCCCACGCGGCGGCGGGCATCAAGGCCGCGATCAAACACGGGGCCCGCTCGATCGAACACGCCGTCTATCTCGATGACGAGACGATCGACCTGATGCGCAGCCACGGAACCTGGCTGGTCCCCACCCTGCTCGCACCCGTTGCCATAGTCGAGCAGGTGGGTGCGGGAGCCATGCTGTCGGCTGACTCCGTCCGCAAGGCTCGTGAGGTCGCCGAGGTTCATGCGAGCGCCCTCCGGCGCGCGTATGACGCCGGTGTCCGCATCGCGATGGGCACCGACATGGGGGTCGGCGTGCACGGTGAGAATCTGCGAGAACTCGACCTGATGCAGCGTGCCGGCATGCCCTCAACGAGTGTTGTGCACGCCGCAACCGGCAGCGCGGCCGAACTGCTTCGACTCGACCACGAGATCGGCTTCCTCAAGGAGGGGCTGGTCGCCGATCTGACGCTGGTCGAGGGTGATATCGACGATCTGTCCGGTATCGGTGACCGGGTGACCGCGGTGATGCAGTCAGGCCGGATCGTCCACCGCCGAGTCCCTGCCGGCTAA
- a CDS encoding ABC transporter permease, with product MIEVIESVEPVQTSDTAGPKRRQGGGKLLCGGIVVGVFVLAAVFAPLITTGDPAAQDLLNRLAPPSSQHLLGTDQLGRDVWTRLIYAIRIDLRIGVLGAVIPALIGSVIAVIASFGGRVADTVIMRICDVVVSFPLLVFFIALVGLLGPGDGWLFLGPGELPIIIGFTAISWVVYSRLLRTEIRRVRDTDYVRAAVTGGLPRRRVVLNHVLPNAIGQTIVYVVVDIGLAIVAIATLSFLGVGIPVNTPEWGAMINSSRGLIQTNWWLMAAPGVAIATLAMGLALIGDGIDDRIKS from the coding sequence TTGATCGAAGTCATCGAATCCGTTGAACCCGTGCAGACCAGCGACACCGCCGGCCCGAAGCGTCGACAGGGTGGCGGCAAGCTTCTCTGCGGCGGGATCGTCGTCGGAGTGTTCGTCCTCGCCGCGGTTTTCGCCCCGCTCATCACGACGGGGGACCCCGCGGCCCAGGATCTGCTCAACCGTCTGGCGCCCCCATCCAGCCAGCACCTGCTGGGCACCGACCAGTTGGGCCGAGATGTGTGGACGCGGCTCATCTACGCGATCCGAATCGACCTGCGCATCGGGGTTCTCGGCGCGGTCATTCCGGCATTGATCGGCAGTGTGATAGCCGTCATCGCCAGTTTTGGTGGGAGGGTGGCGGATACGGTCATCATGCGCATATGCGATGTCGTGGTGTCCTTCCCGCTTCTGGTGTTCTTCATCGCACTGGTCGGACTGCTCGGCCCGGGCGACGGCTGGCTCTTCCTGGGCCCCGGTGAGCTTCCGATCATCATCGGGTTCACCGCGATCTCGTGGGTCGTCTACTCCCGGCTCCTGCGCACCGAGATCCGCCGCGTGCGTGACACGGATTACGTGCGCGCCGCCGTCACGGGTGGCCTGCCACGGCGTCGCGTCGTACTCAATCACGTACTGCCCAACGCCATCGGGCAGACCATCGTGTACGTGGTGGTTGACATCGGGCTGGCGATCGTTGCGATTGCGACGTTGTCGTTCCTTGGTGTCGGCATCCCCGTCAACACTCCCGAGTGGGGCGCCATGATCAATTCGAGTCGCGGCTTGATTCAGACCAACTGGTGGCTCATGGCCGCCCCGGGTGTGGCGATCGCGACCCTGGCGATGGGGCTGGCACTCATTGGTGACGGTATCGACGACCGGATCAAGTCATGA
- a CDS encoding S9 family peptidase: MTEQSRPTAVSEPVGTIEALTYAQGADLSPDGHRVAWCASRIVDGAERITLRITTVGERDLVEVDCGMKSYDPTWSPDGTRIAFVSEHDEVPQVMVLTLDSMRIDRLTDIPRGVAGRPVWSPDGSRLAFAALSGAGREAGMPYRITRAIGWLDGVGLVDDGATDIYVVECDGGRLRRLTDDAWINGTPSWRTDSAELVYVATSGPDDWDPKYVVRSVSLDGTVGDVVHLSDVQAVAALPNGDVAVTSLGFATPDLGELVVVRGGERVEKRTDELELDVTGDVLGDMPVPYADPDDRLLIAGDEAYVRVQFGDRLEIHRVALTGPQSTVEVVVANGCAYPLALASGRLLYATGSLTSPPDLWVRDLTSGVATRVSFTAEQNADVLRAVEVEELNLPPVGRPSVDVKLLRPRGLSGPLPTVLLIHGGPKSAFGQSFFADAQLLCEAGFGVLMVNPRGSRGYGRDFASAITGNWGCDDYADLMAAVDLAIERGLADPDRLGVAGLSYGGYMTSWIVTQTNRFRAAVVENPVTNFWSMYGTSDIGLVFVAEILGGTPQTAMDSYLRSSPISNAHRCVTSTLIVQGEEDHRCPPEQSLQFYAHLKRAGCVAELLMLPGASHVGSISGPVAVRRAQNEALVEWMTRYVAD, from the coding sequence ATGACAGAACAGAGCCGGCCGACTGCGGTCTCCGAGCCGGTGGGGACCATTGAGGCGTTGACCTACGCTCAGGGCGCCGACCTGTCCCCGGATGGTCACCGAGTCGCGTGGTGCGCCAGCCGCATCGTCGATGGCGCCGAGCGAATTACCCTCCGCATAACGACGGTAGGGGAGCGCGATCTCGTCGAAGTCGACTGTGGGATGAAGAGTTACGACCCCACGTGGTCGCCGGATGGGACGCGCATTGCGTTTGTCTCGGAGCACGACGAGGTGCCGCAGGTCATGGTGCTCACGCTCGACTCGATGCGCATCGATCGACTCACCGATATCCCTCGCGGTGTGGCGGGGCGACCGGTATGGAGTCCCGATGGGAGCAGACTGGCATTCGCCGCGTTGTCGGGAGCGGGTCGAGAGGCCGGTATGCCGTACCGGATCACCCGGGCGATCGGGTGGCTCGATGGCGTCGGCCTCGTCGACGATGGCGCGACTGACATCTACGTTGTCGAATGTGACGGCGGTCGGCTGCGACGGCTCACCGACGATGCCTGGATCAACGGGACGCCGAGCTGGCGGACGGACTCGGCCGAACTCGTCTACGTCGCCACCAGCGGTCCCGACGACTGGGATCCGAAGTACGTCGTGCGCAGCGTCTCCCTCGATGGAACCGTTGGTGACGTTGTGCACCTGTCCGACGTGCAGGCGGTTGCCGCGTTGCCCAACGGCGACGTCGCCGTCACCTCACTGGGATTCGCCACACCGGACCTCGGTGAGTTGGTCGTCGTGCGCGGTGGCGAGCGGGTGGAGAAGCGGACCGACGAACTCGAGTTGGACGTCACGGGTGACGTGCTCGGGGACATGCCCGTGCCGTATGCCGATCCCGATGATCGGCTCCTCATCGCGGGTGACGAGGCGTACGTACGGGTGCAGTTCGGGGATCGCCTTGAGATCCATCGTGTCGCCTTGACCGGACCGCAGTCGACCGTCGAGGTCGTGGTGGCCAATGGGTGCGCGTATCCACTGGCATTGGCCAGCGGCCGACTTCTGTATGCCACCGGCTCTCTGACCAGCCCTCCCGATCTCTGGGTACGCGATCTGACGAGCGGCGTGGCGACCAGGGTTAGTTTCACCGCTGAACAGAACGCGGACGTGCTGCGCGCCGTTGAGGTCGAGGAGCTGAACCTGCCGCCAGTCGGCAGACCATCGGTCGACGTCAAACTCCTCCGCCCGCGAGGACTCTCGGGGCCACTGCCCACCGTGCTGTTGATCCACGGCGGACCCAAGTCGGCATTCGGACAGTCCTTCTTCGCCGACGCGCAGTTGTTGTGCGAGGCGGGATTCGGCGTGCTCATGGTGAACCCGCGAGGTTCCCGAGGGTACGGACGAGATTTCGCATCTGCCATCACCGGAAACTGGGGTTGTGACGACTACGCAGACCTGATGGCCGCGGTCGACCTCGCCATCGAGAGGGGCCTGGCCGATCCCGACCGGCTCGGTGTCGCCGGGCTGTCGTACGGCGGATACATGACGTCGTGGATTGTTACGCAGACCAACAGGTTTCGGGCCGCAGTCGTCGAGAACCCTGTCACGAACTTCTGGAGCATGTACGGAACCAGTGACATCGGACTGGTGTTCGTCGCCGAGATCCTCGGCGGAACACCGCAGACGGCGATGGATTCCTACCTGCGCAGTTCGCCGATCTCGAACGCACACCGCTGTGTCACCTCCACCCTGATCGTGCAGGGCGAGGAGGACCATCGCTGCCCACCGGAGCAGAGCCTGCAGTTCTACGCGCATCTCAAGCGGGCGGGCTGCGTCGCGGAATTGCTGATGCTGCCGGGTGCCTCACACGTCGGGTCGATCTCGGGACCCGTCGCCGTCCGGCGTGCACAGAACGAGGCCCTAGTGGAATGGATGACCAGATATGTCGCAGACTGA